TGGTTTAATCAAATTTTGGGGGTTAACCAATCTCAAATAACTGGTTAACACAACCGATTACTCCTTCCCATTGTTGTACGTGCAAGGCAATGTTTACTTGGTTTAACATTCCCAAGTTCAGAGGGTGTGATCATTTCCAGTCCATATTTCATTTAAGATTAGCGCTGTATATAATATTCTCTTGCCATTTCAGGGGATGATTTACATTAGTAGTGTTGCCGACATCATTCCAGCCCTGTACAGGTGGCACGTAATTCCATTTTCATTGGGATATGACCAGCAATCATCTAATAATGCAGCCGGTATCTTGTTCTTGCAACCAATTACCATTTCGTGGAAATCCAATTTAGAATTCTTTTGACATTTAATGTTGTCATAATTCTGTTGTTGACCATCTCTGAGTAATTTCAGTATTTATGTGTTTATGGGACCTTTTGTGTTGTTGAATATCTTTTATAAATGACATGATGCTTTCTCCTGCATGAAATAGTTCTGGCTCAGCATTGATGAAAAAGTGAGATAATGCTGTCAGCCAAAATAGGTATGAAAATTAGTGTTCTCATTTTTAGATCACAGCAAATTCCAGTTTGTGCATCATATTAACTAACAGAGCATTGTTTACTTTAGAAGAGAAACCTTTCCCAATGTTGAACACAGCTAGAATTTGAACACCGCCAATTATTTCTTTTATGTAATGTATATTGATAATATTCAACCAGATGGATTATTACATAATCGAAACAGTTTTCCACATTACATGTGGGCCACTTGCGTATAATGCTGCCATTGCTTGTCATTGTTGTTGGAGTTATCCTCTTTTCAATTAGGTGGCTTACAATATACTGAGAATGAGCCTACAGTATTAAGCGGCGCTCTTGAATCAGGAAACAAAATGGACAGTCACTTAACGCAGGACGAGAGTTTGTAAAGCTGCTTTATAAATAGGTCTTGCATGCACAAAGAGATTATATAATGGTTGCAGTCTTTAGCACCAAAATAGTATATCTCAATCGAGGAGGACTAATAAATACTTCGACATTCATGTGGAaccataaaataataatattcccTCTCCCTGAGACTCTATCCTTATGTGCTGCCGGACTGGGTTAGCGTCAAATTGGTAGATCAGTTGCATTGCGCCGGCATCATCTCGCGTCTCTCCACATTAGGTGAGAGAGCTGCCTTCCGTCCATGTTCTGTTAGCCAACCCAAATGTGCCACTCACTGCAGCTTTTTCTGCAGCCGCCGTTACAACAGTCAGCCAGATTCATGCACGCCGCTCACTGGAAATGGTCCGACCGTTGTTTCACGCACCGACCGGAACAAAGATCGGCCATTATTCCTGTCAAGACTGAAATGTGATGGGTCATAGGGAATGGATGTCTAGGGttaattttacattttatgtTTGGAGGTACTGAAAGTCAAAAGGGATTTGTGGGAAGACACTCACTGTTTTAAAGAAAACCCTGAAATTTAAATGGATGGTTTTCACCGAAGACGTCTAATGCtatgcttttgtttcttttcatcaCAGTCAATAAGCACAAGCCATGGATCGAGACCACTTACCACGGTATCGTGACAGAGAACGATGACAAAGTGCTGCTGGACCCGCCTTTAATTGCACTGGACAAGGATGCGCCTCTACGCTATGCAGGTGAGGAAATTGGGCCTAATGATAATGCTTCTTTTTTAAACTGGATGcacaatcaataataataagGGATGGTTCCGTTGAATACATACCAAAATCAATTTGAAAAGGCCATGGTCTTTTTCATCTGCTTGGAAATTGTGTGATCGCCATGGcagttagatagatagatggctGGCGCTCATATCCTCCAATCCAAACCTATTTGATATTCAAATCAAAATACCCTTTGATGTTTAATGAAAGAGTATTTTGGGGGAGTTAATCACATTGGGGTTGACTCTGGCTGGGGGTTCAAAGCACCACAGCCCTGGAAATGATTTCCCACCGTTTCACATCGCCTGAGAGTGTCGGGCTCTTTTGTCCGCTACTCCCTTCTAACTCAGTGCTCTCGCACCACTTGATCCGACCCATTTTTATCTCAGATTACCTTGTGTGGTTTTGCAAGCCAGCCGCTTCCATCCACGTGCCTGTCGCAACCTCCTAATGTGACTTCTTTACAAAGTCCGCTGAATTGCAATGTTTCCAACCGAAGAGCTTTCCTGCAGCAAAGCTCACATTTTGGTACCCACTTTACAATGAATTTAAAGTCTTGATGAACTCttgtcatagaaaaaaaaaatacttattaTAACCTTGACAGAGGAACCGATTTTGAGCTGGCGCGTTGTCATGGTGAAGCAGCAGTCCTCCGGCACTGACCGCAAGCAActcttatttcctttttttgtagACATGCTGGTTCATCGTCTGTCTTGTGTTGCACCAAGTACCAGTTACCGTGTATTTTAACTAGCAAAGCATTTAGGCGATAGAGTAATATCGTTTGTAATATCCTTAATTTTTGTGGTTCATCATGAAGCAGAAAGGATCATAATGCGAGTAAACGTAGACGTCCTTTGCATTAGGCAGTAAACGCAAGGTGCAATGTTCGTAACTAAACtaaaaactaactaactaattaTCTAAAAACTGAGGCAAACCTATCTACTTACTTACCTACCTAGTTCCTACCAgcccattttttcttttgatttctCTAACCAAAAATATAAagtaatgcatttgtttttcaattatgtTGTACTGGGGGGATGTATCACCAAGATTTGTGTCTTGACTTCTTATATCAGTTGTATATCCACATAGAATTTGATGCTTTCACTCCTCCCAGCTGGGCCTCCCTATCTGATGTGAATAGTCGGCATGTCCATGTGAAGTATCTCCCCGTGGACAAAGGCGGCAACCCAGCTTCACGTGGGGGCAGGGATGACTGGGACATCTCTTCTCACTAAGCGCTCGCCTTGAAACGAATCTGCCGTTCATTGCGTTATTGGACTTGAATCGATTAAAGCCAAGCTTTTATGCAGGCTTGgaactgaacttttttttacaCGCTTTTAGCGCAACCATTGGAAATGAGAAAACCGGTTCCTACACTTCAGTTAGCAGGTggaatataaagtgcgttataaatataatttattataatgattattattacagCGTGACATTTTGGATACTGGAGCCCTTAGCAGTCTTTTGTGATGGCTGTTGATCCAGGCTGTGCGCTGAGGAATTCATGAAGTCTTTGTGTGCTGGTCATTAGAGCTGTGGTGCACACTGAGGCCCACAACTCGCACTGCATGACTGCTCCTGGTCAGCCGCTAATGTGACGCCTCCTCTGGATTGTTTTAGTTAAGCACAACAAAAAGGACAAGGCCAACAGAGTCCTGGATAGATCATAAAACCATGGCTGTccttttttcatgtttttattgtcaaAATTGACACTTTGGACATGGAACTAATGTATTGTCTTTCTTTTGGTGGTGCCATTTTGAGATGCAGTCATTCATTAAATTAcggaattaataaaataatacacaATCTACAAGTTTTCTGTCCAACTCATCTCTGACTTTCTTCTTTGGGTCTGAAATGTTTAGAAGCCTTTCTTTCTAAATTTTCCATAAATTATTATCCATACAGTATAAATTATCTTGCATACGGTCAGCTTTTAAACATGAAATCAACATGCAGTAAGTTCCCTCCTGTCTTCTGTTTTCTCTGAGCTTCTAACTCTTCTTTAACTGACCCCGGTTTATCTTCTCTTCCCTCCCTGTAGAGAGTTTTGAGGTGACCCTCACTGAAGAAGGTGATCTTGGGCTCTTTCTTCTGCTTTGTGCTTATCGTTACTATTAACCCACTAACATCTGCACATTCACACAGAAATGCCCGCCATGCTCCGTGATTTCACCCATTTGGTTTTCTCAACTTTTATGTTCTTTTTTGCcccctctgccccccccccccccacacacacacacaccttagaATAGTTTGGAGCTTTGATAGCTGGATGATCACTATGATGTGGGGCTTTACTAAATTAGAAATATCTGTGCATGTGGCATCCATCGCAGTTTGCAGACCCTAACAGTTTTTCAGCtatcacaggaaaaaaaaaaaggctgcttcAAAACAGCAGTCCTTCACCcaattggatttttttagtCTAAAATTCTGAATAAATCTTATGATGACATTTTTCTAATTGTAAACTCTTCAATTGAAAGCTGCTGAGATTGTTAACCTATGCAAACTCTCTGCTGTTGTTGCATTTTTGCCcgagtggacttttttttttttatcccccagCACTAATATATACCATTAGCATGGCTGCAGTTGTCATTTGATATGGATGCCAGGCAAGATGATGTTTCTAATCCCAGTTCTCATCCAGTACATTTTCTTTTATGCAGATTAAGTCCCTTTATTTTGTTGTGACTTAATTACACAGTAGCTGTGGTTTAATGTATAAAAAGGCACAGAGCAGTGTGGTGACAATTATTTCTTCATGGATTGATGACTGAATTTACAGTATCTTTGTATTTCAACACAGTGAAGACCCCCCTCcccgttttgtttttcttttgacttGTGTTATGCTCATTTTCCTCACAGCCAGTTTGTACCTCGATTCATTACACTGAGAAATTGGTCACCACTGACACTGCTATCTAATATCAATACATCTCGAATAGCTCTTATACTTCTGTGAAATGCCTGTCCACATCTTTTTGGTTTTTGCCTGCATGACTGAATGCTGACAATTATTTAAATGGCTTGGGAAAGACTTCTGTATATTATTGAATGTCCCACACCCGCTCCCGACTCCCCCCTAAAGTGCTCACCCAACTATAAAAGTGCTTATGGGCTTCCTCCACAGACACCACCCACCCTAAACTTCAACTCCCTGGCTCCTAAAACCTGTGGCTGATCATTTTTTGCCTTCATTTATGGATTTTGCTGTGAAGACCTAGTTTTGAAACAAAAGCGAATCCCCGCCATTTTAAAGCCATCTCTATTTTTGTTCAGGTGAGATTTGCGGCTTCAGGATCCACGGGCAGAATGTCCCTTTCGAAGCTGTGGTCTTGGACAAGTCTAGTGGCGAGGGGATCATCCGGGCAAAGGACAAGTTAGACTGCGAGCTGCAGAAGGAACACACCTTCACCATTCAAGCATACGACTGCGGAGAGGGACCCGACGGTGCCAACATGAAGAAATCACACAAGTCAGTATGAGTAGTTTCCAACGTCCACTAAGACGTAGTATTAAAACGGAACACTTCTACGTTCCCTTGCTTTGCCTCTTTGCTTCACCTCTCATTCAGTCCTCTGTATCCTAAAACAAACCTGTCCGCAATGCAACAGCAGTTTTGCAGCTGTTGCGTATTAACTGGAGTTTGTCTTTGTCAGGGCCACTGTCCACATACAGGTGAACGACCTCAACGAGTACTCGCCGGTGTTCAAAGAGAAGTCTTACAAAGCCACCGtcattgaggggaaaaaatacgACAGCATTCTTAAGGTGGAGGCTGTGGACGCAGACTGCTCTTTCCAGTTCAGTCAGATCTGCAACTATGAAATTGTCACCCCGGATGTGCCCTTCACCGTTGACAAAGATGGTAAGGACTCCCGCCAATGAACCTCACAGCCCTGGTGGGAAAGGAGCTGAATTTGCATCCTGCTCGGAACATTGATTTTTGCAATCAATGGGCCCGCCGGACAGGTCATTTAGAATGCATCGCATCTTGATTCTTTGTTAGACAAAGGCGAGGAAATATTGCTCTCCTATTCAGGCTGGACCACAGTTTGGGCAATGTCATTCAATATGTATTTAGTTTTGATTTAGAATTTTAGCTACCAACTGCTGCAAATTTTCATTCAAATTGGCTTTAATCTCTGAATAATACCGTAACTTCTGCTATCGGCATACAGGTTTCCGGAATGACTCAGTAGTTGGAGTCATTTTATCCCATCACAGCTTTGATATTTAATAAATGGTATCTCACACGCTTCCTTGTTTCAATCAGGCTTCATCAAAAACACAGAGAAACTAAACTACGACCGAGAGCACATGTATAAGCTGACTGTGACCGCTTATGACTGTGGAAAGAACCGTGCCTCTGAGGACGTCCTGGTCAAGATCAGCGTCAAGCCAACTTGCAAACCCAGCTGGCAAGGTATCATCACGCTCATCTACTTGCTAACCTTCCCTGTTTATGTGCACAAGAAAAGAGTCTCGCATCAACAGCTGTTGTGAGATGGCTTTAATCTGGAAAGGTCCATATCAGAAGTCCACCATATCTTTTAGCGTAATTTGTTTCGACAAGCCCAGTATCGACTGCGGCACCTTATCATCGCTCTGTTGAAGGACACTTTTGTCACACTCCCCTGACTTCTTGCCCTCAGGCTTCAATAAGAGGATTGAATATGAGCCTGGCACAGGCAGCTTGGCTCTTTTCCCCAGCATGCACCTGGAGACCTGCGATGAGCCAATTACCTCCATCAGAGCTACCGTTGAACTAGAAACCAACCATATTGGAAAGGGATGTGACCGTGACACCTACTCTGAGAAGTCCCTGCACAAGCTGTGCGGTAAGGAACTTATTTTCTCAGTAGTAGCGGGAGTCCATTGTCAATGATTTTGGTGactaattggaaaaaaaatgtaggaGCCAGCTCCGGTGCTACGGAGCTGCTGCCAGCACCCAGCAGCTCCACCAACTGGACGGTTGGACTACCCACCGATAATGGGCACGACAGCGACCAGGTGTTTGAGTTCAATGGCACCCAGGCCATCAAGGTTCCTGACGGCTTGGTGAGCACCAGCCTGAAGGAACCCTTCACCATATCTGTGTGGATGAGACATGGCCCCGGGGCCCATGAGAAGGAGACCATCCTCTGCAACTCTGACAAGACAGGTAAAGGCCTATACAGCTTTGATTGCAGTTTGGAAAGAGTTTCTTAATATAAATGTTAACGGTTGTGCAAATAAAACTTCTTCCCTGTTTGCAGCTGAGTAAATAAACTAATCTCGACACCAAATGAGGAGAGGCAATATCTGTTTTCACAGTTCCTTGTATCCTAATCCATGTTTTTGCATTCGGCTGGCTGGCTTGCTTTTATCTTTTCTTTCCCACCCCTGCCAAGTTCTCGCTCACCGCTCCATTTTAGTCTTGAGTTGTAAATTTGAAGCTCCCACTGAGTATTGTTGACTGTAAAGTCTCAGAGAAATGTGTTGATGCTTCATCAACTTTCATCCCCAGTTTTATATGAGGAGGATTAATTCAGTGCAATTGGGACAAAAGAACCTGTACTGCCTGTGAGCATCTAACACCATTCAGCACAGCATATGGAGTCATATCATGAGCTGTTACCACAATTGAGATAATTTCGGGTTCAGAAGACAAATGAATGATTGTTTGCTGATGTGTGAACACAATTGTTGCCTTTGATGAGCACAACTTTgttgttttgctatgtgtcggTTCCTCTCAAATGTAATTGAATGAGTTCATAATAAATCAAGTGAAAAGTTTCTTTTAAATTCCAATTATAATGTTTGGTCATATTGCCCCTGCAGACATGAACAGGCACCACTATTCACTCTACGTGCACAACTGCAAGCTGATCCTTCTCCTCCGTCAAGATCCATCGGAGGCGGAGAACTATAAACCGGCCGAGTTCCACTGGAAACTCGACCAGGTGGGCTTCTGCTGCCGGATTAATTtcggctttttttccccccagaaatgCTATTAATGGTTCCAAATTGCCCGATGTTGCTTACAGGTGTGTGACAAAGAGTGGCATCACTATGTGCTGAATGTGGAGTTCCCCACGGTGATGTTGTTTGTGGATGGGGCTACTTTCGAACCCTTCCTGGTCACAGAGGACTACCCACTGCATGCCTCCAGGATTGAGCCTCAGGTCACCATCGGTGCTTGCTGGCAAGGTAGGATGTGTAAACTTCCTTCAGATGCTTGCAGTGAAAATGGTGATATTACTCTGCACAATTCATATTGAATCGTAATGTTTGCAAAATAATAATGCCCGCAACAATTCTCTCATGATACAGCGTAACCTTCAATGTAGCAACCTTCACTGAATCCCTCTAGCAAATCCTCAACCTTCCTGCTTGTCTCTTCCGATTCTCTTTTCCCTGTTCTCTACAGAACGCTCGGGATATGACAATGACACTGAGACAGTCTCTGAGTCTTCCTCAGGTTGCCCAAAATCTTTCCCTTCTCAGATACTTCCATGTGTCCGCCATGTCCCACCACGCTAACTGCATCCTCTTGCCACTTTAATGATTGCCATACGTTCTTAGCTGCAGACACATTTATTTCCACATTATGTTTTCAAGCATGTTGCCATGTGGACATCATTTATTGCTGCTTGAGTGTCATTTTTACATCATCCTCATCCATGCTCAGTGCAGCCTGCTCTTTCATAGCATGACCTTGACGGCGGAAGTGGATGTTAATCCACGTCCGATAACTGTGAAACACGCATACGCAGAGATAGCTACCtcatctcatcaggatggaTACACCAGCACCACAGGATGCATTGTTTATCATTTGATCGTTAAGCAGTAAAGCAGCAGTACCGTTGATTGGACACTGCATGCGTATATGAATACGACCACCCATTATTTTGGCATCTGAACCAGCCTCATATGGGCGCGCACACTAACTTGCATGAACTTTAGACTGTATTCGTGCCTTCAGCCTGCATGCACCAATGTCCTGTCCGAAAAGGTGAGAAATCACACTTAAttcttctttctctctttgTTTTGTTCTCTTCATCGATATTGTGACGTACACAGGCGGAAACGCACGCATGGCCCAGTTTTTTCACGGAAACCTTGCAGGGCTGATGATTCGCTCGGGCAAGCTGGAGAACAAGAAGGTTATTGACTGTTTGTACACTTGCAAGGAGGGCTTAGATGTGCAGCTGCCTGAGGAGGTCGCTTCCGCGGTTAAGGTGAGGAAAGCAAAGCAATCCTAATTTTGGCTCATCTGAACTCATTTTATGCATATGTCCTGCTTGGCATGTCTGTCGTCGCTCAAATATGATCCTGTTTACTTTTCCTCCAGGTGGAGTTTAACCCCAACCAGTCCTCTCTGACTGTCGAGGGGGACGATATTGACGCTTTTGACAAGGTCATGCAGCACATCTCCTACTTGAACTCCCGCCAGTTCCCGACACCCGGCATCAGGCACCTTCGCATCTCCACCGCTGTCAAGTAAGCAGCAGCAGCTACAAACGCTATTGTTGGATTCCTCTCTGTCGTCTTTAAAGCAGTGAGGGAGGCTCATTGAGGTGAAACTGAGGACAAGTCTACCCACGACAAAGAGAATTGACAACTTGTTTTGTGCTTAGAGAACAACAGTTTGCGTTGCTGATTTCTTACTTGCAATAAATCAACTTTTCACTGTTTATATATGTAGTAATCACACCAGATGAGAAATGCAATAACCTTTCGGGAGGTTTCACCAGGAGCTCAGACAGATTTATTTACCGTTAGTTTTTGGGAAGATTCAAAATAATTTGTCTACACTATTGAAATGTACAAACCTAAACATAAAGAGTTTTCCCTTGTGGTTGACGAGTGATTGCAGGTAGTAATGATTTTGTCTCACCTCTTACTGAAATTCATTCACAGGGTtattaaaataacaataaaacatGTCTCTCTAAGATGCTTCAACGAGGAGTCCTGCGTGACCATGCAGGATGCCGAAGGTTACGTCATGGTGCTGCAGCCCGAGGAGCCCAAGATCAGCCTGAGTGGCATTGACCACTTTGCCCGCAGTGCTGCCGAATTTGAGAGCCAAGAAGGCGTGACGCTGTTCCCCGAGCTGCGCATCGTCAGTACCATCACCCGCGAGGTGGAGGTTGACGCCGAGTCTGAAGCCACAGAAGGAGCGGACGATGACCCCACAGGTGGGAGAAATTCGCACTGGAATGGAAGATTAGCTCCTCTTTGGTGttgcatttcatttttcaaccaaGCTGCCGCACATACAGCGAGTCATGTGATACGGCGAAAACAGCGATAGAGGGCAAATGCACTGCTAATAGACGGGTACAATCACAGCGCGGCGGGAGGATTATGCCTTGTAGCCGAAGGGATTGGCCAGACTGAGTGACAGATAAGTTGTTTAGTCCTTTGTGGGAGGGCCCATTGGAGGCTTACCGTCTGTTAGCTTTGTACTGTACGCAAGCTGACATCAGGAGACAATAGATTTGCACCGTGGTCGAAACACAAACAGGAAGATTTCATTTGCTCTATTGACGAGGACAACCTAAGTGTCACAAGCATCCATATAACTTGACTGACTTGACTTGAGTAATGAAAAAATGAAGAATTCGGTGTACATGAACAAATCATTTCAGATTTGAAAATGGTACTTCTGCGGTCAGACCGAGGATAACTCATTGCGTGACACCCATACAGTACCTGCAGTTTTCAAAAACGTGTTGCTATTAATAGCTCTCGGTGTATCTAATAATCTGTGCGGCATCCTCATTGTTATTCGTTTAGTCCAAGAGACGGTGGTGTCTGAGGAGATCATGCACAACCTGGACACGTGCGAAGTGACCGTGGTGGGAGATGAACTGAATGCAGAGCACGAGGGCCTGGAGGTGGACATGGAGCAGCTGCAGCAACGTGGCCTTGAGATGAGCTCCTCCCACCTTAGCCTCATCATCACAGGTATGGACATCAGCACTTCTGTTCAGCCTTTTGCTGTCTTATTTCTCCATGCGTTTTGAAGACATGCGCCTCACTGTGCCCCAGGCGTGAACACTATGGCCAACTACGAGCAAGTCCTACATCTCATCCGTTATAAGAACTGGCACACTGAGGCGCTCTTCGACCGGAAATTCAAACTGGTGTGCTCTGAGCTCAATGGGCGCTACGTCAGCAATGACTTCAAGGTCGAGGTAGGACTGAACTTGTTAGTCCCATAACTGTAATGCCTTCAACAAGTTgacgtgttgtttgtgtgtatgctCTCCAGGTGAACGTAATCCACACGGCCGGCACCATGGAGCATTTGAGCAGTGCCATGGTGCAGCCCAACTTCATCAACCCTGTGCATCAGGCATCCGTGGACTTGTCTGGTCACAACCTGGTCAACGCTCACCAGGCGTCAGGTACTGCGACATGACCGGCCTCTTTCGTGAAACTCACCTGGCAAGCTGATCTTCCTACAATGTGGTAGCAAAAATATAAAGGAACTATAGATGAGAGCTAAAAAACCCATTATTCATTTATCTTAGTTTAGTGAGAAGCACGTGGCTTCTGAcactgcaaatgtgctgctgcaTTACACTCTGTTGACTACAAGTAAGTCACTCTTCTTTCGCCCCCAAACACCCAGtgccttttattttcttttttctttttaataggcATAAATTTAGGGATTACACTTGAGTGCAGCATGTGACATCTGTGCACCACCATTTATTTCCCAGTTCCAATAATCTTCCAGGCTGTCAGGCTCGCTAAGCCTGTCCCTGCACGAGAGAGCCTCGATAATGCTAATATGGAGCTAAGCGGAGCTGCTTACTACATCGAGCGCTATTAAAACAACCAAACTGTTGTCAttgtatgtgtgtctgtgatTTTGTTCATAGTGGTTCCCAGCGCGGCCACCGTCGTTATCGTCGTCTGCGTCAGTTTCCTGGTGTTCATGATCATTCTGGGCGTGTTCCGGATCCGATCCGCACACCAACGCACCATGGGGGACCAGGAGAACGGCAAGGAGAACGAGATGGACTGGGACGACTCAGCCCTCACTATCACCGTCAACCCCATGGAGGTAAGAAAAACATGTGGTGAGGTTGCCAAGAACACAGCCGTTAACCTGCTAATGCTCGctgcttgatggtgttgtcagCGCCCTACTTTGACACTGAGCTGTCGTGATTGACAGGCTGCTGGGGATGGGGAACGGGGTGTATTTATTGGCCATTACCTTGTTCATTtgcttaaacacacacacaggcagtcAGAGAGGATCTTACTTGCTTTCCTGACCTATACGTTCAAAGAATATTGTAATTTTATGTTTTTAGAGCTGATACCGATTAGCTTATACCTTGGCTTTAAAGTCGTTAAGCATGTTTCAAATGTGCTAAATGGAATTTAAATTAAGGTAATAGATCACGTTGTTTCAAAATACAAACATAAAGTGCGGGAAGCTTCCAGAGTTATCAGGACATCTTGTATTAAATAAAAACCTAAACAAGTAATGAACCCCTTAAAGATTTCTACAGTCAATAAACCATTTTCCCCAATTATGGTTTATTAACCAATTGTTGTTCATTTGGTACTCGGTAATGGCTCCAAACGATTATTATTAAAATGGTTGacaattaatttgataataaAATATAGTTGTCGATTAAGTGATGAATTTTGGCACCTATAATTGCAAAAAGGAGCTCTGCccacaaaaacatgttttgtaaGCCACATTTTATTTCTGTAATATTTCACTTCGCCAtcacccaaaataaaaacatgaacattATTATCGTTGGAATTGCCAGTATGTCCTTTCATTATGCTGCTTACGAGAGTAAAGACTTTGAAATGGTTCAGATATAAAGCACAAGCGTCAGAAGGTTTTACTGTTGACGCAGACGTACGAAGACCAGCACAgcagtgaggaggaggaggaagaggaggaggagagcgagGAAGGGGAAGAGGAAGACGATATCACGAGCGCCGAGTCGGAGAGCAGCGAGGATGACGAGGGTGGCGAACAGGAAGACCAGCAGGGGGCCAGcagacagcagcagctggaatggGACGACTCCACCCTCACTTACTAGAACAACACTCGTACACACAAACCCACCCGCACACATCACTCATTTGCACTCACTCAGACGTTCATCCTCACCACACGAATATAAGGAGCCGCGAagtttaaacaaaaataatcctGGTCAAGGTTTCCCTCTTGTCATCTTAGTGGTCCTACTTGGTGTTGTGTAGTCAtcagcggctttttttttttttttttttaaacttaatttATTCTATTTGCATTCACAGGTAATCTTGGCCAACATCTCTTTTCCAGTGTGTGAGGAA
This region of Syngnathus typhle isolate RoL2023-S1 ecotype Sweden linkage group LG2, RoL_Styp_1.0, whole genome shotgun sequence genomic DNA includes:
- the clstn1 gene encoding calsyntenin-1 isoform X3, translated to MRFRRNKLFASNVGLVLALVCALDAAKVNKHKPWIETTYHGIVTENDDKVLLDPPLIALDKDAPLRYAESFEVTLTEEGEICGFRIHGQNVPFEAVVLDKSSGEGIIRAKDKLDCELQKEHTFTIQAYDCGEGPDGANMKKSHKATVHIQVNDLNEYSPVFKEKSYKATVIEGKKYDSILKVEAVDADCSFQFSQICNYEIVTPDVPFTVDKDGFIKNTEKLNYDREHMYKLTVTAYDCGKNRASEDVLVKISVKPTCKPSWQGFNKRIEYEPGTGSLALFPSMHLETCDEPITSIRATVELETNHIGKGCDRDTYSEKSLHKLCGASSGATELLPAPSSSTNWTVGLPTDNGHDSDQVFEFNGTQAIKVPDGLVSTSLKEPFTISVWMRHGPGAHEKETILCNSDKTDMNRHHYSLYVHNCKLILLLRQDPSEAENYKPAEFHWKLDQVCDKEWHHYVLNVEFPTVMLFVDGATFEPFLVTEDYPLHASRIEPQVTIGACWQGGNARMAQFFHGNLAGLMIRSGKLENKKVIDCLYTCKEGLDVQLPEEVASAVKVEFNPNQSSLTVEGDDIDAFDKVMQHISYLNSRQFPTPGIRHLRISTAVKCFNEESCVTMQDAEGYVMVLQPEEPKISLSGIDHFARSAAEFESQEGVTLFPELRIVSTITREVEVDAESEATEGADDDPTVQETVVSEEIMHNLDTCEVTVVGDELNAEHEGLEVDMEQLQQRGLEMSSSHLSLIITGVNTMANYEQVLHLIRYKNWHTEALFDRKFKLVCSELNGRYVSNDFKVEVNVIHTAGTMEHLSSAMVQPNFINPVHQASVDLSGHNLVNAHQASVVPSAATVVIVVCVSFLVFMIILGVFRIRSAHQRTMGDQENGKENEMDWDDSALTITVNPMETYEDQHSSEEEEEEEEESEEGEEEDDITSAESESSEDDEGGEQEDQQGASRQQQLEWDDSTLTY
- the clstn1 gene encoding calsyntenin-1 isoform X4 — its product is MRFRRNKLFASNVGLVLALVCALDAAKVNKHKPWIETTYHGIVTENDDKVLLDPPLIALDKDAPLRYAGEICGFRIHGQNVPFEAVVLDKSSGEGIIRAKDKLDCELQKEHTFTIQAYDCGEGPDGANMKKSHKATVHIQVNDLNEYSPVFKEKSYKATVIEGKKYDSILKVEAVDADCSFQFSQICNYEIVTPDVPFTVDKDGFIKNTEKLNYDREHMYKLTVTAYDCGKNRASEDVLVKISVKPTCKPSWQGFNKRIEYEPGTGSLALFPSMHLETCDEPITSIRATVELETNHIGKGCDRDTYSEKSLHKLCGASSGATELLPAPSSSTNWTVGLPTDNGHDSDQVFEFNGTQAIKVPDGLVSTSLKEPFTISVWMRHGPGAHEKETILCNSDKTDMNRHHYSLYVHNCKLILLLRQDPSEAENYKPAEFHWKLDQVCDKEWHHYVLNVEFPTVMLFVDGATFEPFLVTEDYPLHASRIEPQVTIGACWQGGNARMAQFFHGNLAGLMIRSGKLENKKVIDCLYTCKEGLDVQLPEEVASAVKVEFNPNQSSLTVEGDDIDAFDKVMQHISYLNSRQFPTPGIRHLRISTAVKCFNEESCVTMQDAEGYVMVLQPEEPKISLSGIDHFARSAAEFESQEGVTLFPELRIVSTITREVEVDAESEATEGADDDPTVQETVVSEEIMHNLDTCEVTVVGDELNAEHEGLEVDMEQLQQRGLEMSSSHLSLIITGVNTMANYEQVLHLIRYKNWHTEALFDRKFKLVCSELNGRYVSNDFKVEVNVIHTAGTMEHLSSAMVQPNFINPVHQASVDLSGHNLVNAHQASVVPSAATVVIVVCVSFLVFMIILGVFRIRSAHQRTMGDQENGKENEMDWDDSALTITVNPMETYEDQHSSEEEEEEEEESEEGEEEDDITSAESESSEDDEGGEQEDQQGASRQQQLEWDDSTLTY